In one window of Pseudomonas chlororaphis subsp. chlororaphis DNA:
- a CDS encoding SDR family NAD(P)-dependent oxidoreductase, whose protein sequence is MKSYSLNDRVIAITGATGGLGRAAVQALRDKGAKLVLLDLDLDSLNAMAAALGGPDVAAGWVANVRSIESLETALKEAARHFGGIDVVVAGAGVSSVVALEYIDPATFDRVIDINLNGVARTFRAALPHVKARQGYLLAISSMAAFVHSPLNTAYTASKAGVWALCDSLRLELRQHGVGVGSLHPTFFQTPMMEAVIDGPSSTLVWNNHQGIWQFVALEQVVAALVECIEQRHDLVTVPRSLGLVAKAPGLMRRLIEWIGFDARKVAEAVRLSDEGKT, encoded by the coding sequence ATGAAAAGCTACTCGCTGAACGACCGCGTCATCGCCATCACCGGTGCCACCGGTGGCCTCGGCAGGGCCGCCGTGCAAGCTCTGCGCGACAAAGGCGCGAAGCTGGTCTTGCTGGATCTCGATCTGGATAGCCTGAACGCCATGGCTGCTGCCCTGGGCGGGCCTGATGTCGCTGCCGGCTGGGTGGCCAACGTGCGCTCGATTGAGAGTCTGGAAACGGCGCTGAAGGAGGCCGCGCGACACTTCGGCGGAATTGATGTGGTGGTCGCCGGTGCTGGCGTCAGCTCGGTAGTCGCCCTGGAGTACATCGACCCCGCCACGTTTGACCGGGTCATCGATATCAACCTCAACGGCGTGGCGCGCACCTTCCGCGCTGCACTACCCCATGTGAAGGCGCGCCAGGGCTATCTACTGGCCATCTCGTCCATGGCGGCTTTCGTCCATTCGCCGTTGAACACGGCCTACACCGCCAGTAAGGCCGGAGTCTGGGCACTGTGTGACAGTTTGCGCCTGGAGCTTCGTCAGCACGGCGTGGGCGTTGGCTCGCTCCACCCGACCTTCTTCCAGACGCCGATGATGGAGGCAGTCATCGATGGGCCGTCTTCTACCCTGGTCTGGAACAACCATCAGGGGATCTGGCAGTTCGTCGCGCTGGAGCAGGTGGTAGCCGCCCTGGTGGAGTGCATCGAGCAGCGGCATGACCTGGTGACGGTGCCACGCAGCCTGGGGCTGGTGGCGAAAGCCCCAGGCTTGATGCGCCGGCTTATCGAGTGGATCGGTTTCGACGCCAGAAAAGTCGCCGAAGCGGTAAGGCTCAGCGATGAAGGCAAGACCTAG